tttccttagaccatgagatcgtgtaactcccggataccgtaggagtgctttggatataccaaacgtcacaacgtaactgggtgactataaaggtagactacgggtatctccgaaagtgtctgttgggttgacacagatcaagactgggatttgtcactccgtatgacggagaggtatcactgggcccactcggtaatgcatcatcattatgagctcaaagtaaccaagtgtctggtcacgggatcatgcattatggtacgagtaaagtgacttgccggtaacgagattgaacgaggtatggggataccgacgatcgaatctcgggcaagtaacatatcgattgacaaagggaattgcatacgcgGTTGTTTctatcctcgacatcgtggttcatccgatgagatcatcgtggagcatgtgggagccaacatgggtatccagatcccgctgttggttattgaccggagagtcgactcggtcatgtctgcatgtctcccgaacccgtagggtctacacacttaaggttcggtgacgctagggttgtagggatatgtatatgcagtaacccgaatgttgttcggagtcccggatgagatcccggatgtcacgaggagttccggaatggtccggaggtaaagaattatatataggaagtgctatttcggccatcgggacaagtttcggggttatcggtattgtaccgggaccaccggaagggtcccgggggtccaccgggtggggccacctgcccgggggccacatgggctgtagggggtgtgccttggcctgcatgggccaagggcaccagccccaagaggcccatgcacctagggttcacaaaagggaagagtcccactagtggaaggcacctcctaggtgccttgggggggagggaaacctccccttggctgccgcccccctaggagattggatctcctagggccggtgcccccctggccctcctatatatagtgggggaaggagggcttttcaaccacgcctttggttgcctccttttCCCTCTCTAACACCTCCTCCtgctccatagtgcttggcgaagccctgacggagtactgcagctccaccatcaccacgccgtcgtgttgctgctggagccatcttcctcaacttctccttctctcttgctggatcaagaagaaggagacgttacactgaccgtacgtgtgttgaacgcggaggtgccgtccgttcggtgctaggatctccggtgatttgaatcacgtcgtgttcgactacctcatccccgttctttaaacgcttccgctcgcgatctacaaaggtatgtagatgcatctgatcactcgttgctagatgaactcatagatggatcttggtgaaaccgtaggaaaatttttgttttctgtaacgttccccaacatatataacataccagaggcctaggataacaagagtcctagtcgaatatgtCGGTggagagaagtccttgtcttgatcaccaagtcatGTGAAATCTTCGTCGTATATGtcttcggctgtccgaactggcccatgagtaaacggccatgggggtcctcgacccaatccaactgatcgggagatgatgtaatgagtaccccctagtccaggacaccgtcaatggaTTCAAAGCATAACGAgcgacacccggcctctgcatagctaagatgcacacagccttAACGAAGAgtctagcatatatatatatatatatatatataagcgacAAGTTGGGAACAATGAAGCCATATGAGTCCAAAACTATGCCAATGTCGACGGAGGAGGTGGACCAATCCGGAGATTatgttgccacccatgttgggtaaaaacctccctggccacccgctccaaccgcatacacaccgccttgaacatcGATTGATACTCCGTTCGCTGTAGCATAGACCACATACGAAGTCAGTGCGTACAACGGTAAATAACCTGCATAGAAGAAGAGGTTTTGCCATTAAAAACACAAtcgtttctacatagccaaagcgatcATAATAAGGCAGACGCTCCCATCCGTATTAGCGTACTAAAAGTATTTGGTATTCCATCAAACCAGTGACCATATATACTGGCAACACTTGTTGGTGGATTCAAATTGGATGCTATTTGGATGATTGGCCATATAGAACGCGCGAACTTGCTCTGAAAGAAGAGGTGTTtaattgtctcgtcatgagtacaaaagcTACACTTCTTAGCGTCGAGCGAGGTTGTCTTTTCTTAGCACAACTCCTttccgaagataccacatgaaaatcTTATTTTTTAGTGACATCTTTGATTTCCATATTAGTTTATCGTTATCCAATGGAACCTCTGAGTGCGAGAGTGCACGGTACATAAAGTTAACTGTGTAGGATTCAGATATAGTGAGATTCCAACGAAACACATCCCTCCCTTGTGTCAAGTTAACCGAATCCAAACGGGATAGAAGATGTTGCCACTCTAGCGAGGAGCTCCACTCCGGCGTGTACAGCATGAAGGACGGGAAGGTGGCCCCGTTGCCGTTGGAGACGACAGCCGCATGGCCGCCCACCTGGTTTTTCCCGACCCGAACTTGATCAAACCATGATTTCTTTTGAAAGTTGATGAGGGAATTGTAAGTCGTTCACCAATCAACGGTATTGCAATTTTCCAGCAGGTTGGCAAATAGTAGCAAGTACAACCAACAAATAATTAAGCTACGTGCAACAGCAAGTAACTGACTTTGAGTCACAGTTCGCTGCGTGCAAGCCAGCAATGTTAGCATTATTATAGTAGCAGCAGATAAAAACGAGTAACAGCTACTTTCCTCTAAAAAGAAAAAGGTTGGAGTAGTAGCATCGGCACATATATTGGCGCTTTATTTAGCTATTTTTATATGATTAATTTGGGATGGTTCATGTGATCTTGCTCTTGCAACATATACTCTAGTAGTTTTCATTTTTGCTCCAGCCCCGGTGCTGATGTTGCTCCACCAGTGATGTGTTTGACATTGACATATTACACTTTATTGAAAATATATATTTATGAGATGTGTGCATGTCGCCTTCGATGTAAACATCAGGACCATTATACTACATACATCTCTCCCAGGATCACCACCCTAATCCCTGACTATTCTCAATGTCCATGGTTGTCCAGAGTCCGGATGCTAATTAGTAATAGCTGCTAATTCTTAGAGTTTCGTGAGCATAATCTGTGAACCGTGCTGGGGTTGTAGAGTGGAGACCGGGCAAGGCGAATGCGTGTAAGATGGTGAGAGCTCAAACAAGAAGTGTTGCAGGATCACACTCAATCCCATCTTGGCCTCTAGCAATGCAAAGTTTTGCCCAACGCATATCCGCGGTCCCCAGCCAAATGGAAAGAACGCCGGCGAGTTCTTGGATGCGCCGGCAATGCCCTCCGCAAACCTCTCCGGCTTAAATTCATCGACATCTTctccccacacatctggatcatgGTGAATGCACACAATTGGCAGCGCAAACGTTACGCCGGCTGGATATGTGACGCCTCCCAGCTCTGTCTCTCTATACGCCTCCCGACCAAGAAGAAGAATCGGTGGGTATAGCCTAAGAACCTCATGCAATATCATTGTCACCTGCACCGACAAAGAAGATAGACAAATTCAGAGTGGCAACTCAATGAGAAATTGCATAACCTTCTCTCTTGTAATGTACTCACGACTTTCAGCCTGTTTATGCCCTCAAAATCTGGCTGGTTATTCCCAAAGACACGAAGAACCTCCTCCCTAGCGCGGTCCTGCCACTCGGGATGCATGCTTAGCACGACCATTGTCCATGTGAGCAGCACCGCGGCTGTCTCCATGCCCGCGAAATAGAAGAGCTTCAGCTCACCTACTATGTCGTCGATGGTCATCATCGGCTTGGAGCTTCCGGCTTCTTGGCTTTCTTTTATGTTGGACTCCATCATCACGCCTAGTAGATCGTTGTTGTCAGCATAGCCATCCttcatcgccctctccctcttcatAATTATGCCTTTCAGGAGTACTTCGACCTCACGGGCATTTGCCTTCATTCTTCGATTGAGTTTTGTTGGCAGGAATCTGCATAATAAGAATATTAACAACGGGTGTGACTAGATCTCAGTTGACTGGGACTTAACCAAGTCTCGGTCATGCGacagaaaatataaaaaagaaTAAAGAATATATTTTAATTTTTCTTTGCATTAATCTCCGCGTATGATCTCACGAATATAGAATCGACCGAGACTTGTCGACTGAAATTTAGCAATCCAGTTAGCAAATTGCAGACTACTACGTGTACTCAGGCAATACACGAAATGCAAGTATGAGCTGACCTGTAACCTGGAATGTACATCACGTTTGCCATCTTGACAGCATTATGTGCTTGTTCCGATTGCAACCGGAAGATTGTTCTTCCTTCACTGAAGCTGCTCCCGAACGCCACTCGGGATATCACGTCGCCCGTCAGATTCTGAAACTCTGGCCACACATCTATCTCCTGCGCATCACCGGGCCCCATGAAGCTTCCCCATCTTCGCACAAGTTCACTAGAACAGTCTGCAAAAGCAGGCAACATCCTCTGCAAAAGCCAATCCCGATTAGCCTGGAAGTTAGTACGATGTGCGTGTGGGTCAATGAGTTCAGTCAGGTGAGGAGTGACATGACGGACACCTTGAGCTTCTCGAGATGGAAGGCGTGGTTGATGATCCTACGGTGGGCGACCCACTTGTCGCCCTGGTGGGTCGTGAGGCCGTTGGCCAAGAGCCGCTCGATCCCGAGGATGGACCTCTGCTTGCCGAACTGGCCCTGCTTGCTCGACAGGATCTCCCGGAACAGTTGAGGGTCGGCCACCACCACCCTCGGCTCCGAACCGAACCATGTCAGAGCAACTTTGCCTGAAACAATCCCGATGATTTCTCATGTAGGAGTACTTTGCCAAAATTACGGAGATCAATCACCAACACCGTACGACGTACGGCCGCCTACCTGAGAGGGGACGGCGGTTAATTAATTGAATTACCGTGTTGCTTGATGATGGCATGGTCGAACGGCAccgcgcgggcggcgacggcgtgcGAGGACAGCGGCATGGGCTGGGAGCACGCCGCCGCGAGGAGCCGCACGTACTCCTTCATGTCGCCGGAGGGGAAGCGGTAAGACGTGCCGCGGACGCCCTGGGACCGCAGGGCCCGGGCCACCCTCCTTGGGCCGAGCCAGGCGCCGGCCAGCGCCCGCCCCGCGAACCACAGCGCGGCCAGCAGGGCCCCGAGAGCGCAGAGCATGCTCCATGGTGGCGAGCCGAGAGTGTCCATGCCGTGAGATTGCGATGAATGAACCCGTCTCTCTCGCTCAGTCTCTGTATATGGGCAGCTCCAAAAAGAAGACTAAGATGAGACCTGGGTGGCGGGTTGAATTATCTTGGCCCGGCGGTCAGAGCCAAGGCGATGAGCACGACGTGGAAGTCCAGGTGCAGCGCATGCAAGCCGCCGTGAACTCTTGGGATCCGCCCGGCCTCGTACACCTGCACTCGAGGTTAAAAGTCCGTTCAACGGATGCGCTGATTTGCATCGCTTTTTCGGCCCTTTTCTTTGTCCGACGGCGAGGCACAAGCAAAGCACGTTTCCTACATACGGAGGATATATTCCAAAATGGCGTGCTCTTTTCCAAGATGGAAAATAGTACACCCCATTCAAAAAAATATCCGTGAATTTTAAAATATTTGCATGAAGTCAAAAGTTTTCGTGAATTTCAAAAACTGATCACGGATTTAGAAAATGCTCACGAATTCAAAATATATTCGCTCAACTGAAAAAAATGCTCTCGGGTCAAAAAATAtttgcaaatttgaaaaaaaatgttcacaaagcttgcatgatttcaaaaaatgtttccaaatccaaaaaaatgttcataaaatccaaaaattgtccATGAATTTAAAATGTTCGTAAAATTCAA
The sequence above is drawn from the Triticum aestivum cultivar Chinese Spring chromosome 7A, IWGSC CS RefSeq v2.1, whole genome shotgun sequence genome and encodes:
- the LOC123146914 gene encoding cytochrome P450 72A397, translated to MDTLGSPPWSMLCALGALLAALWFAGRALAGAWLGPRRVARALRSQGVRGTSYRFPSGDMKEYVRLLAAACSQPMPLSSHAVAARAVPFDHAIIKQHGKVALTWFGSEPRVVVADPQLFREILSSKQGQFGKQRSILGIERLLANGLTTHQGDKWVAHRRIINHAFHLEKLKRMLPAFADCSSELVRRWGSFMGPGDAQEIDVWPEFQNLTGDVISRVAFGSSFSEGRTIFRLQSEQAHNAVKMANVMYIPGYRFLPTKLNRRMKANAREVEVLLKGIIMKRERAMKDGYADNNDLLGVMMESNIKESQEAGSSKPMMTIDDIVGELKLFYFAGMETAAVLLTWTMVVLSMHPEWQDRAREEVLRVFGNNQPDFEGINRLKVVTMILHEVLRLYPPILLLGREAYRETELGGVTYPAGVTFALPIVCIHHDPDVWGEDVDEFKPERFAEGIAGASKNSPAFFPFGWGPRICVGQNFALLEAKMGLSVILQHFLFELSPSYTHSPCPVSTLQPQHGSQIMLTKL